The DNA window GCTGGAAAACGTCCCAAGGAAAACCGGTACAAAATCAGGATTTGTGGGAAAGTTTAGATCAGTTAAATTCTAAGATGGTGTTGTGGGAATATGTGCCAGCTCATACGGGCGATCGCGATAATGAACGTTGTGATGAGATCGCTAAAGCCTTTGCCACAGGTCGCTCTCCCGCCTTAAAACAAGCTTTAGAAACCCAAAAGCGATCAAGTCTTTCCCCCCTAAATGGGCAGAACGCGCTACAATCCACGGATGTTGCTTTAAACGGTAGCATGACAGATGTAAATGCCCCTTCCAATCCTACGTCCTCCGAAAACACGGAGAATTTACCCCGTGATGTACGGGTTGGACAACTGCGAAACCTAATCGAAACCTTACGCATTGCTGACGAAATTGCCAGTCACGCTTATTTAATTACTAGCTCGGAGTTGGCAGACTTAATGGATGTCAACGCTAGTGCGGTTACCAGTCGCGGCGATCACTGGGTTTGGCGAAACTGGGTGGTTTCGAGGGTTCGACGTGAGGGAAATCAAATCCTATGGCAACTTGAGAGAGTGGATTAGATTCTGAGGCCATATCTCGATGAAGATGCCCTTGACAAGGGGCCTCCAGCCCCTTGCCTCCCCTCTGTAGTGTCCCGCTAACCCCTTATTCCCCCATCGGGCGGTGCATCAACCACTTCGTAGCTCGTAACATCGATCGCATCGATAGCTTCCGTGGGTTCAGATGAGACGGTTTTGGGTTGAGGAGTCTGCTTTTGTGTCCATTGACGTACTTGCTCAAAATTAGAGGCAATAGCCAATAGTCCCCCCGCAACAATAAAGACAGGAAGGGGAACTGATAGCGCTTTGAGCTGTTGAAAGATTTCAGCTAACACTAATAGAAGGACAAAACAGCTAATCCAGAGTCTCATGGGTTTCTGATTGGGTTGATAGCACAGCTATTGACTATACTATACTCGACTATACTTGATGATTCTCCCAGAGTCCCTGGTAGATGAAAGCTTGTTGTTGAATGAAGAGGTTGATCATGGTTGATGCACAATACCGGTTAGTCACTCGCAGTGATTTTGATGGGTTGGTCTGTGGGGTTCTCCTCAAAGAGCTGAATTTGATTGATGAGATTAAGTTTGTCCATCCTAAAGATATGCAGGATGGCAAAGTCGAGATTAGCGATCGCGATATTACCACCAATTTACCCTATGTTCCAGGAGCGCACTTGGTTTTCGATCACCATTTGAGTGAAACCATACGCAACACCTCTCAACCGGAGAATTATATTATCGATCCCGATGCCCCTTCGGCCTCACGAGTGGTTTATAACTATTATGGTGGAAAAGACAAGTTTACTGATATTTCTGAAGAGATGATGACGGCAGTGGATAAAGCAGACTCTGCCCAGTTTTCTGCCGAAGAAATTCTCGATCCTACCGATTGGGTTCTGCTCAATTTTATCATGGATGCCCGCACCGGCTTAGGCAGATTTAAGGAGTTTAGAATCTCCAATTATCAATTGATGATGGAATTGATCGATTATTGTAAATCTCACACGATTGAGGAAATTTTAGCCCTCCCCGATGTGCAAGAGCGAGTCAACCTCTATCAACATCAGCAGGAACAATTTAAGCAACAATTAAAACGTTGTTCCCAAGCTTATGGTCAATTAGTGGCGATCGACCTGCGGAACGAAGAAACGATTTATGCCGGGAATCGGTTTATGATTTATGCCCAATATCCTGAGTGTAATATTTCCATGCATATTATGTGGGGATTGAAACAGCAAAATACCGTTTTTGCAGTGGGTAAATCGATTCTGAATAAGACTTCAACTCTCAATATTGGTGAATTGATGCTACAACATGGAGGGGGAGGCCATGCGAATGCGGGGACTTGTCAAATTGATAATGACAAGGCGGAAGAAATCAAGGCTGAATTAATCGATAAACTTCAGAATACCTAGCATAATGCTACACGCGGGTAATGGGAGTATTACGTCTCTCTCCCAACCCTTCTTTCACTGGAGAGGGATACCAATTCGCGCCACTGATATTTTAGAAATGTTCGCCTTCCTAAAGTTTTAGCAGATTGTCCGGATTTAGAACGAGCAGGGGATTACCTCTTCTTATTTTTCATCACTGATTTGATCATTTTTGAAAAACTCTTATCTTTTTGTCGTTTTTCAAGATAAGACATTTGATTGAATTCCGACTCTTTTTTCATCTTCATATAATTTTGATAACGTTGTTCGGACAGATCTCCAGCTTCTATAGCAGTAAGAATGGCACAACCTTTTTCATGAGTATGAGAACAGTTAGAAAATTTGCAGCTTTGCGAAAGCTCTACAATTTCTGAGAAGGTTTCATCGATTCCCTCATCTACAGACAGACTACCAAGCTCTCTCATTCCTGGGGTATCTATTATCATCGCTCCACTTTCGAGGCAAACTAATTGACGGGTGGTTGTCGTATGTCGCCCTTTGCTCTGTATTTTGCTTACGGGTTGTGTTTCATATTTTTCAATTCCTATGATGCGATTAAGTAAAGTTGTTTTACCGACACCAGAAGATCCTAGCAAGCAATATGAACATTCCTTCTTTAACAAGCCAATAACTGAATCGATATTATCCGGATTTAAATTGCTAAACTCCATCGCAAGAGTGTAAGGAGCAATACTCAGAACTTTTTTCTTTATTTTATCTATCTCTTCCTTGGAGATCAGATCGCATTTACTGAGAAGAATAATAGGCTCAATTCCACTTTCATTGACCATAACCAGATAGCGCTCGAGCCTTCGTAGATTAAAATTCTCATTCAAAGATTGAATAATGAAAGCAACATCAATATTTGCAGCTATCAACTGAAAATTTACTTCCTTTCCAGCCGTCTTTCTCTGTAGCAGAGTCTTTCTTGGGAAAACACCATATATAATGGCATGGCTATCATTATCGAAGAAATCGGCATATACCCAATCACCAGTAGTCGGAAGGTCGTATGCTAACTCGGTACGGTAAAGAAAATTTCCTGATAATTCAGCAAATATCTCTTTCTCTCCCTTCGTCACAGTATAGCTGTCTTTATGTACAGAAACTACCCGTGCAACATCGTGAGCAGCAATCATTTCATCATCCACTTGACTTTTAAACCAGTCATTATACCCAAGGCTTTTCAAATCGTCCATAATTAGATTGATGTCTTTTTTTGTTATTCCTAACCCTGAAATTATACGATAAATTAGCATGATATATCTTGAAGAACTAAAGGGTTAGAATTGCGCTCCGTTTAAATTGGCATCGCTTAAGTCTGCATGGGTTAAATCAGCGCCCTCTAACTGAGCATCAGACAAGTTGGCTCCCATGAGTTTGGCTTGCCTTAAATTCGCGCCTCTGAGGTTGGTTTGGCTTAAATTAGCGAAGATAAATTTAGTGCCTTGAAGTTGGGCGTTTTCTAGGTTGGATTCCTGGAATTCGGTGCGGATAAAGTTGGCTTGGGATAGGTTGATTCCCGGTAAATGAGCGCCTTTGAGGTTCATGCCTTGGAAGTTTCGATCGCCGGCTGTGTAGCGATCGATTACTTCGCTGATATCGGTGATGGAAAGAGAGCGCTGAGAGTGTTTTGGGAGGGTAAATGTGAGGGAATTTTCTGATCGCAGAAGTTGATACAGTTCTTGATAAAGCGGATAGTTCCCCACTCCACTAATTGTAACCCAAGCTCTGGTGCGAGTTAAGGCAATAAATAGGTGATTTCTGAGGGATAAATTGCTCTCATCTTGGGCAATATGATCCAGGGCGATCGCGTAAACCATGTCTGCCTCATTTCCCTTTGCTTTCTCAATTGATGAAACCGTCACACAGCCTTCACTCCAAAAACTATTTTTTGAGCCAGAATCCTGCTTTTGTCCAGGAAGATAGACATCTATCCCCTGTCTAAAGAGTGCCTCAACCACCATTGGCTCCAGTTGGCGAGTCTGAATTCGAGTCCCCAAAAGAATAACCAAAATATCCCGACTCGGTTTTAGTCCATCTTGGCGTAAATTTTGCCTTAAATGATAACCCAGATTCGCTAATTCTTCCTGGCGCGATTCATAAGCTTGAAACTCAATCAGCGCTGATGAGTCTAACTGACTGACTGGATTGAGATCGGTATCAAACGGACGAGTGAGGGTAATCGATTTTCCAGGCAATAGTTCTCCTTCCACTTTAAATCCTAGGGCTTGCCAATCGGACTTTTGACACAACTGAGTTAAACATCCTTGGGGGCGAAAAATGCCCATCGTAATGCCATAGGCAACCCTTAACACTTGCGCCGGAGTACGATAGGATTTACAGAGGATTTCGGTTTTGGCAATATTCCCTAAATGAGAGCCATTTAAAAGATGTCCTAACTCCGCGCCAAATAAATCGAGAACAGTTGTCATCTGTTGGGGATCGAGATGTTGATATTCATCCATTGTCCAAATCAAACGCCGTTGCTCCGGATATAAGGGATTGCAAGAGCGAACAGACTGGTAAGCTAACCAATAAAAGGGTTGCTTTTGTTCAAATTTAATGCTATCTTGGACTAAGAAATCCTGCCCCTCATCTATAAAAACCGCATCAAAAACTTGGGGTATTCTTCCTCGACGTAGAAGGTCAATACACACCTCAGCTAACGCTTCATGTGGCGCAGATCGTAAGGTATCAGAAACGGTATGAGGAGAGACTCCAGACAGACGAGATAAAAAGCGATAAAAACCGGGTTGTCCTTTGGCTCCCCAACCGTGAAAAACGCGCAGGTTTCGGTTGCGCGAAGAATAGCTGACTTGCCCCTCACTAAAATGGAGTAACCAGCGATCGAGTTGCTCGGTAATCGTTTGGTAAAGACTGCGGCTAAAGAAGACGATCGCGATTTTCCAATCTCGATGTTTCAAGTGCATGTGAGCTGCTTTTTGGCAGAGAATTACCGTTTTCCCCGATCCGGCAATACCGCGAATTCGTTGCACTCCAGGCGGAATAGTTTTGGCGAGAGTTTCCTGGGCTAAATCAAGTTGGGAAAACTGCTGCCTGGCTTTGGCTAAAATTTCGGCGCGACTGGGAGAAGGATATAAGCGCCATCGGTTACTGGAATTAGGTTGAAAAATGGGAGTCCCACTCATTAAGGACAGCAAAAGTTGCCATTGCTGTTCGCTTAGGGAGGTGCCTGGAGTTAGGGGACTGATGTTTTTAACGCGATCGCAAAATTGGGCAATGGCAGTTAAGCGCAGATGGTTTTCAAACAGAATAGGAGGAGCCGAAATGAGGCGATCGAATTGCTTCTCGTGCCACTGTTCTTGGGTAATATAAGGTAGGGCAACGATCGCCCGACTCATCAGACAAGACGTTAACCCGGGTTCTCGCTCGCACAATCTCAGAATCGCCCAAACCTGCTGCTCGGCTTGTTGATAGGGCGATCCGGTTTTCTGGTAAAATCCTTGATAGTGCCAACGATGACCGGTAATTTGGGCGATTTGGTGAATCCGTAAAGACTTCACCTCAATGACAACGATTCCCAATTGGCGATCGAGAATCAGAATATCCGGCTCTTTGCGGTGTTTTCCTTGGGCAGAAAACAGAGGATAGCGCCAATAGGCAAGACAGGATCTGTCGTCAAACGCATCCTGAACTCTTTCCCATACCCGAAACTCCCCTCGCTCTCCTCCATTTCCAGTAAATTCAGTGGTAATAAACTGCCCCTTCCCCATGGCTCAGTTATATGAAATCTTTAGATATGTGCTACAGATGATTAACACGGGGAGACGAAGATTGATGTATCGCCTGATTTTTGAAGTTTCATTGTTCATTGATATTACTCCACAATTGCTCCTTTATCGCGCAAATGTTGCTTCAGGGCTGAGGACAATTTCGGATTATCCTTAAAATAGGCTTGATTGACATGGGCTTTATCAATATTTGCCTGTTTTAAGAGCGTTCCCGTCAACTGGGCTTCCTCTAAATTGACATCAGTTAAATCCGAATTGGATAAATCCGCATTCGATAAATTGGCACGGGAGAAATTGGCGCGTTGCAAATACGCCCCAGATAAATTTGCCTCTTCCAAATTGGCATCACTCAGATCGGCACGGGGTAAAACCGTGCGTAAATCTGCCCCTTGCAAATTAGCGTACTGTAAATTAGCATCGCGCAAATTGGCATTACTTAAAATTGCTTTTTCCAGGTTGGCATGGCTTAACTGAGCATGGGATAAATCCGCTAAACTCAAATCTGCACCGCTCAAATTTACCTTTGTTAAATCTGCTCCAGCTAAATTAGCATAATGAAAATTCACCTCAGCTAAATTGGCTCCAGCAAAATCAGATAAGGGATTTAAACCTACCTGTTGGGCAATGTCTAACATATCTTGGTTTTGGGTTTGCCGTAATTGGTTGGCGATCGCCCATTGCTCCTGCAAACAGCGCTGTGCTTCTTCCCAATTTTGCATCACTTGATACACTTGACGCAGATTGAGTAACGCCTGTCCTTGCAGTCCTAAATTCCCCCATTTCCGAGTGAGTAGTAACCCTTGTTGATAAGAGTTCAGTGCTTGGGGAAAATCTTGCAAACGACTATAAGCATTACCCAAATTATTCAGGGCATTCTGTTGTCCTGGACGATCGCCAATCTCTTGCGCTAAACTCAAATGCTGTTTATAGTAGGCGATCGCTTCTTCAAGATCCCCTAAAGCCTGACTTACAGCCCCCAAATTCCCTAAAGCCGCCCCTTGGTGATGGAGATTACCCTCGGTATGGTAGAGCGATAATGCCTGCTCCCACAGGGTTTTTGCCCCTTGCAAATTCCCCCCTTGATACTCCTGAATTCCCTGCTTAAATAGCACGTCAGCATCCTGAGACATATGATAATCAGAATAAACTCAATCAAATTGACAATAATCAGATCGAAGACCTGGTTTTATTACTGTAGACAACTCCGATGAAAAAACTACTGATTACGGGCGCAAGTGGCTTTTTAGGTTGGAATTTCTGCCAAATTGCTCAATTTCATTGGCAGGTTTATGGCACGTATCACACCCATGCCCTCAGCTTACCCCAGATTCACCTCACTGCCCTGAATCTCCTGGACTTTTCTGCCCTAGAGTGCCTGTTTACAGACATTCAACCTGATGCCATTATTCATACTGCTGCTCAATCAAGTCCCAATTATTGCCAAACCCATCCCCAGGAAACCGATGCAATTAATATTCAGGCTGCTGTAGAAATTGCCCGATTCAGCGCCCAACGCCATATTCCCTGCGTATTTACCTCCACCGATCTTGTCTTTGATGGCACTGCTGCCCCCTACGGAGAAGCCGATCTCCCTTCCCCCATCAACCATTATGGACAGCAAAAAGTGAACGCAGAACAGGCAATGCGCCAGGAATATCCCCAGGTTACCATTTGCCGGATGCCCCTGATGTTTGGCGCAGCGCCTGCTCATGGTAGCAGTTTTATCCAACCCTTTATTAGAGTATTGAGATCCCATCAACCTCTCGCCCTCTTCACCGACGAATGGCGCACCCCTGTCAGCGCCACCACTGCCGCTCAAGGACTCCTTCTCGCCCTCAACCATCCAGGGGAACTATTTCACCTGGGAGGAAAAGAGCGCATTTCCCGCTATCAATTTGGGCAACTGATGGCAGAATCTCTACACTTACCCACGAAATTCATCCAACCCACCCGCCAACAGGATGTGCCCATGGCAGCTCGCCGCCCCCAAGATGTTTCCCTAGACAGCTCTAAAGCCTTTTCCCTGGGCTACAATCCCCCTTCCTTGCAGACACAATTACAGGCGCTCCAGGGGCAAGTTTAGAGGTTGAGAAACTCCTCTAATACTAGAGAGGCGATGTTTCTATTTCGGGTTTAGTATTGAGACTTTCAAAGCTGAACCATAAGCTTACTTTCTCATGAGACTGCTTGCAGAAGTCAGGAAATAGGAACCCGATTTCTGCCACATTGCCCTCTTCTCCCACAGTTTCCATAGAAATCTAGTTTATTGCCATCTTCCCCGATCCAAACCCAGCAATGGCGCTAAACTATCAACAGGGTTAATCATGAGGAAAAAATCATGGCAAAGTCAATTATTCAGCTTGTCGATGAGCTGCCCGAAGATAACATTACTGTCAAAGTTTTAAAAGCTCTCGATTTTGTTGCGCCGGGAGAATGGAATAATGTGATCGGATTTGATCTTACCATCACCCATTTTACCGGAGAAACTGACCCAAAAATCATTCAACGTATTCGCGATCGCGCCGCTGCTCTCTATCTCGATCCCGCCCAAGGCTATCAAGGGGCAGTCCAACTCTATCAGACCATTGATAAAGCCGATGTCGCCATGGGCACAGCCGCCTTAGCCAATAAGGTGAGTGAAAAGTTAAGTTTTCTCTCTTTTCTGGGCAACCTTACCCCCAAAGCCGAGACAACCCAAACCATTGATTTATTACTCAAGATTGTCGTCGAAGTGATTGCTTTTTGCAAACTCAATGGCATTCCCCAACCTAATCCCCAACTCTTTGCTAATTCTCTGGCTAAAAACTATCACAATGCTGGCTTAATCCGCATGGTTGCCTTGGTGTGTGAGGATCTCCGTGGCGAAGGAGAAATCGAGTTTTCCATCGGAGATATGGTTGAAGTTTGGGATAAAAAAGAAGAAGATTGGTATGAAGCAACCATCCGCAAAGTTAAAGTCAAAAAAGATAAACCTCGGTACTATGTTCATTATGTTGGCTCTGGGTCATCCGAGGATGAATGGATCAAAGAAAAGAATGTTCGCGCTGGTAATTTTGAAGAGGCTGATGATAATGGGTATGCCGTCGGTCAAAAGGTCAAAGTCTGGGATGACGATGAAGAAGAATGGTATACCGCCAGAATTCAAAAAATCGACGGCGCTCAATATCGAGTACATTATCTCGATGAAGATGACTTGAATGATGAATGGGTGGACTTAGACGAAATCTGTTAAGCAAAGGGTAAAACGCAGTTTTCTCTATTTCCTATTACCAGCGAAGCGCTATATTATGTCTACTCCTTTAGCCACACAAACGATCACCCTCAGAGAACTGATCGATCGCTTTGGCTTAACCTTAACCAAAGACGAGGAATTCTTTTCAGAATGGCAAGAAAATTTACCTGAAATTTCTCCGAGCGATCGCCAACTCCTCGATAAAGTCAAAGCCGGTTATATCAACCGACTCAACTCCCCTCCCTTACTCGAAAACGTAGTCAGGATGGCGATTTTAGACCCCATTCTATTTATCGGTGACTTCTATATCGCTCCCTTCTATGTCAAAAGTGAAGAACCGATAGAGATTAGTGCAGAAGACGAGGGGGTAATCATCAAAGGTCGAATTGATACCTTGATTTTGAAAGAACAATTTTGGATTGTGGCGATCGAATCCAAAAAAGCCTCCTTTTCCATCGAAGAAGCACTCCCCCAGATCCTCGTCTATATGCTCGCCAGCCCTCACCCCGAACGTCCCTGTTTTGGCATGATTGCTACAGGAGGCAGCTTTATTTTTGTCAAGCTAGTCCGGAGAGAAGTCAACCGCTATGCCTTATCAGATCTGTTCAGTATTCGCAATCGTGGAAATCAACTCTATGAAGTGCTACGAATCTTAAAACGCCTAAGTCAGTTATAGTGCTGGGTAAGGGTGAATCGAAGCCCATCCCTCTTGCCGGTTGCCTACTCAACCCAACCTGACAATTCTGGTCAATCTTCTGTATTCTGAAAGGAAGCAACGTTATTATAATTTTTGTAAACAAACTCTAATCCCAATCCTTCCATGAGTAACAGCCCTCTCCATGCCTTCTTTGTCGGTCGTGCCCTATCCGAGGCGATCGCCGAAGAAGTAGAATACACCTTAACTCATGCCCTCAGCAACTTCGGTAAAGCTGACGCAGAACAACAAGAACGGCTCAAAAACTTCCCGCAAATGGTCTTAGATCGAGCCACAGCCGCAGAATCAGCCGCCCGGACGGGAAACCCCTCTCCCGCTTCCCCAGTTGCCAATCCTCCAGCGCGCGATCTCCAAGAAACGCTTGATGATTTGCGGGCTGAAATTGCCCAACTACGCTCTGAACTGCAAAAATATCGCTCCCGTTCCACCTAAACCTCAATCCCAGACTTTCCTTAACCCAATCCATTCATGACCCACTGATGACCTCTGTATCTGCGCTCTCCGACGTATCCAACGATCCATCAGCTCTTTCCCCCTCCAGTAGCCTGGAACAAGGCTATAGCAGTAAATCCTATCGCTGGAATCGTCCCAAATATTCCCGAAACCGCCGTTTTGTCGATATCTGGAGTTTCTTCTGGCTCTTCCTAGGATCTGCGTGGCTCAATGGTAAAGCCTGGAGTTACCGAGGCGGTATGACCGAGGAAAAAATCCAAAAAAGACGGCGACAGCAAGCAATTTGGATTCGAGATACCTTCCTAGATCTAGGGCCTACCTTTATTAAACTCGGCCAACTCTTCTCCACCCGTGCGGACCTATTTCCCATCGAATATGTAGAAGAACTCTCCAAACTCCAAGACCGCGTACCTGCTTTTAGCTATGAAAAAGCGGAAAGCATTATCAAGGAAGACCTAGGAAAGTCCGTTCAAGACCTCTATAGCAATTTTGACCCCATCCCCATGGCGGCGGCTAGTTTAGGCCAGGTTCACCGGGCCCAACTCCATAGCGGTGAAGAAGTCGTGGTGAAAGTCCAACGACCCGGTCTCAGGCAATTATTTACCATTGATTTAGAGATTCTCAAAGGTATTGCCCACTATTTCCAAAATCATCCTGACTGGGGAAAGGGACGGGACTGGCTCGGCATCTATGAGGAATGTTGCCGCATTTTATGGGAAGAAATTGATTATCTCAATGAAGGGCGCAATGCAGATACCTTTCGGCGCAACTTCCGCCAAGAAAATTGGGTGAAAGTGCCCAGAGTCTATTGGCGCTATACCTCTCCCCGTGTCTTAACTCTTGAATATGCTCCAGGGATCAAAATCAGTCAGTACGATGCCCTAGAAGCAGCCGGATTAGACCGTAAAAATTTGGCTCATTTGGGGGCTAAAGCCTATTTAATGCAAATTCTCTACAGCGGGTTTTTCCATGCTGACCCTCATCCAGGGAATATTGCCGTCAGTGCTGAAGGGGCGCTAATTTTTTATGATTTTGGCATGATGGGCCAAATTCAAGCAGTAACCCGTGAAAAACTTTTAGATACCTTTTTTGGGATTGCCCAGAAAGATGGCAATCGAGTGATGAATTCGTTGATTGCGTTGGGCGCACTGGCTCCCACAGGAGATATGGGGCCGGTGAGGCGATCGATTCAATACATGTTGGATCATTTTATGGATCAACCTTTTGAAACTCAGTCTGTGAGTGAAATTAGTGACGATCTTTATGAGATTGCCTACGATCAACCGTTCCGGTTTCCGGCAACGTTTACGTTTGTGATGCGTGCTTTTTCTACCTTAGAAGGGGTAGGGAAAGGTCTTGACCCAGACTTTAGTTTTATGGAAGTAGCGAAACCCTTTGCAACAGAGCTTATGAATAGTGGAAATGGATCGGCAGGAAATAATTTGTTGGGGGAACTCAGTCGCCAAGCCACTCAGATGAGTAATACGGCTTTGGGGTTGCCCCGTCGTTTAGAGGATGCTTTGGATAAGTTGGAGCAGGGGGATATCCGGGTGCGGGTCAGAGCGACAGAGAGCGATCGCATCCTTAGACGGATCAGTAGTATGAGTTTGGTGAACACCTATGGTATCCTAATTAGCGGCTTGACTATTGCTGCGGCAATTTTGGTTAGTGCTGATAAACTAGGGTTGGCCGTAGTCGTCGCTGTATTGGCGATCGCTTTAGTGGTTATGTTATTCCGTCTGATGCGGCGAATTAATCGTTTTGATCGAATGCCTTAGTCCTAAAGTTACCGACCAGAGGTTACAATTAGACCGCCAGAGGTTACAATTAGAGGGGAGAAATCTCTTCATAGCCATCCCTTAGTTACTGTTTTGGTCAGAAAACTTATGAAACGCATCTTCACGGGTCTAACTGATACGGGGCTAGTCCGTTCTGTAAACCAAGATGCCTTCTATTATGACCCGGAAGGTCGATTTTTTATTGTTGCTGATGGTATGGGTGGCCATGCTGGTGGAGAAGAAGCCAGTAAGTTAGCCACCAAAACCATTGAAGAGTATTTATTAGTCCATTGGGACTCGGAGAAGTCTTCCGGTGAGTTATTGAAGGCAGCTCTATTGAAAGCCAATGATGCAATTGTTGAAGACCAGCGCCAATATCCTGAACGCTCCGATATGGGAACCACAGCAGTAGTGGTCTTATTCCGTCAATCTCAAGATCAGAACGTGGAAGAATCTTGGGTGGCTCACATTGGTGACTCTCGTCTCTATCGACTGCGCGGCCATAATCTGGATCAGATGACTGTCGATCATACTTGGGTTGCTAAGGCGA is part of the Roseofilum reptotaenium CS-1145 genome and encodes:
- the rnhA gene encoding ribonuclease HI, encoding MFEQLMESERKVKSVYTDGACLGNPGPGGWAVLVNFTDGSIYEMGGSEADTTNNRMELQGAIAGLRLVVASGQTEAVTVFTDSDYVRKGITQWIRGWKNKGWKTSQGKPVQNQDLWESLDQLNSKMVLWEYVPAHTGDRDNERCDEIAKAFATGRSPALKQALETQKRSSLSPLNGQNALQSTDVALNGSMTDVNAPSNPTSSENTENLPRDVRVGQLRNLIETLRIADEIASHAYLITSSELADLMDVNASAVTSRGDHWVWRNWVVSRVRREGNQILWQLERVD
- a CDS encoding exopolyphosphatase; translation: MVDAQYRLVTRSDFDGLVCGVLLKELNLIDEIKFVHPKDMQDGKVEISDRDITTNLPYVPGAHLVFDHHLSETIRNTSQPENYIIDPDAPSASRVVYNYYGGKDKFTDISEEMMTAVDKADSAQFSAEEILDPTDWVLLNFIMDARTGLGRFKEFRISNYQLMMELIDYCKSHTIEEILALPDVQERVNLYQHQQEQFKQQLKRCSQAYGQLVAIDLRNEETIYAGNRFMIYAQYPECNISMHIMWGLKQQNTVFAVGKSILNKTSTLNIGELMLQHGGGGHANAGTCQIDNDKAEEIKAELIDKLQNT
- the rsgA gene encoding ribosome small subunit-dependent GTPase A, with the translated sequence MLIYRIISGLGITKKDINLIMDDLKSLGYNDWFKSQVDDEMIAAHDVARVVSVHKDSYTVTKGEKEIFAELSGNFLYRTELAYDLPTTGDWVYADFFDNDSHAIIYGVFPRKTLLQRKTAGKEVNFQLIAANIDVAFIIQSLNENFNLRRLERYLVMVNESGIEPIILLSKCDLISKEEIDKIKKKVLSIAPYTLAMEFSNLNPDNIDSVIGLLKKECSYCLLGSSGVGKTTLLNRIIGIEKYETQPVSKIQSKGRHTTTTRQLVCLESGAMIIDTPGMRELGSLSVDEGIDETFSEIVELSQSCKFSNCSHTHEKGCAILTAIEAGDLSEQRYQNYMKMKKESEFNQMSYLEKRQKDKSFSKMIKSVMKNKKR
- a CDS encoding pentapeptide repeat-containing protein — protein: MGKGQFITTEFTGNGGERGEFRVWERVQDAFDDRSCLAYWRYPLFSAQGKHRKEPDILILDRQLGIVVIEVKSLRIHQIAQITGHRWHYQGFYQKTGSPYQQAEQQVWAILRLCEREPGLTSCLMSRAIVALPYITQEQWHEKQFDRLISAPPILFENHLRLTAIAQFCDRVKNISPLTPGTSLSEQQWQLLLSLMSGTPIFQPNSSNRWRLYPSPSRAEILAKARQQFSQLDLAQETLAKTIPPGVQRIRGIAGSGKTVILCQKAAHMHLKHRDWKIAIVFFSRSLYQTITEQLDRWLLHFSEGQVSYSSRNRNLRVFHGWGAKGQPGFYRFLSRLSGVSPHTVSDTLRSAPHEALAEVCIDLLRRGRIPQVFDAVFIDEGQDFLVQDSIKFEQKQPFYWLAYQSVRSCNPLYPEQRRLIWTMDEYQHLDPQQMTTVLDLFGAELGHLLNGSHLGNIAKTEILCKSYRTPAQVLRVAYGITMGIFRPQGCLTQLCQKSDWQALGFKVEGELLPGKSITLTRPFDTDLNPVSQLDSSALIEFQAYESRQEELANLGYHLRQNLRQDGLKPSRDILVILLGTRIQTRQLEPMVVEALFRQGIDVYLPGQKQDSGSKNSFWSEGCVTVSSIEKAKGNEADMVYAIALDHIAQDESNLSLRNHLFIALTRTRAWVTISGVGNYPLYQELYQLLRSENSLTFTLPKHSQRSLSITDISEVIDRYTAGDRNFQGMNLKGAHLPGINLSQANFIRTEFQESNLENAQLQGTKFIFANLSQTNLRGANLRQAKLMGANLSDAQLEGADLTHADLSDANLNGAQF
- a CDS encoding pentapeptide repeat-containing protein, whose protein sequence is MSQDADVLFKQGIQEYQGGNLQGAKTLWEQALSLYHTEGNLHHQGAALGNLGAVSQALGDLEEAIAYYKQHLSLAQEIGDRPGQQNALNNLGNAYSRLQDFPQALNSYQQGLLLTRKWGNLGLQGQALLNLRQVYQVMQNWEEAQRCLQEQWAIANQLRQTQNQDMLDIAQQVGLNPLSDFAGANLAEVNFHYANLAGADLTKVNLSGADLSLADLSHAQLSHANLEKAILSNANLRDANLQYANLQGADLRTVLPRADLSDANLEEANLSGAYLQRANFSRANLSNADLSNSDLTDVNLEEAQLTGTLLKQANIDKAHVNQAYFKDNPKLSSALKQHLRDKGAIVE
- a CDS encoding SDR family oxidoreductase, which translates into the protein MKKLLITGASGFLGWNFCQIAQFHWQVYGTYHTHALSLPQIHLTALNLLDFSALECLFTDIQPDAIIHTAAQSSPNYCQTHPQETDAINIQAAVEIARFSAQRHIPCVFTSTDLVFDGTAAPYGEADLPSPINHYGQQKVNAEQAMRQEYPQVTICRMPLMFGAAPAHGSSFIQPFIRVLRSHQPLALFTDEWRTPVSATTAAQGLLLALNHPGELFHLGGKERISRYQFGQLMAESLHLPTKFIQPTRQQDVPMAARRPQDVSLDSSKAFSLGYNPPSLQTQLQALQGQV
- a CDS encoding Tudor-knot domain-containing protein — translated: MAKSIIQLVDELPEDNITVKVLKALDFVAPGEWNNVIGFDLTITHFTGETDPKIIQRIRDRAAALYLDPAQGYQGAVQLYQTIDKADVAMGTAALANKVSEKLSFLSFLGNLTPKAETTQTIDLLLKIVVEVIAFCKLNGIPQPNPQLFANSLAKNYHNAGLIRMVALVCEDLRGEGEIEFSIGDMVEVWDKKEEDWYEATIRKVKVKKDKPRYYVHYVGSGSSEDEWIKEKNVRAGNFEEADDNGYAVGQKVKVWDDDEEEWYTARIQKIDGAQYRVHYLDEDDLNDEWVDLDEIC
- a CDS encoding restriction endonuclease subunit R, translating into MSTPLATQTITLRELIDRFGLTLTKDEEFFSEWQENLPEISPSDRQLLDKVKAGYINRLNSPPLLENVVRMAILDPILFIGDFYIAPFYVKSEEPIEISAEDEGVIIKGRIDTLILKEQFWIVAIESKKASFSIEEALPQILVYMLASPHPERPCFGMIATGGSFIFVKLVRREVNRYALSDLFSIRNRGNQLYEVLRILKRLSQL
- a CDS encoding DUF6825 family protein, with protein sequence MSNSPLHAFFVGRALSEAIAEEVEYTLTHALSNFGKADAEQQERLKNFPQMVLDRATAAESAARTGNPSPASPVANPPARDLQETLDDLRAEIAQLRSELQKYRSRST